Genomic segment of Candidatus Obscuribacterales bacterium:
ATGCAGAGTGATCAACATCTGGGTGCGTAGAGTTAAACCAATAAACAACACGCACATCACCAAGAGTCCAATCCCCAGACCAATATCAGCGGATCGGACGGCTAAAATATCGCCGAACAATAAGTTATTAATCCCACCTTTATACTGACCAATAAAGCTGAGGGTGATGATGGCGATCGCCAAAGACGCTGAGTAGATAATATTCAGCAACGCATCTGTCCAAAGGTGGGTACGTTCCAGCAAATAGGTGACGCCGAGGGCAAACAGAACCGCGAAGGGGAGCAGCACGGCAGAGGGATTGAGCCCCAGCAGTAAGCCGAAACTAATGCCCAACAGTGCCGAATGTCCGAGGGCATCGCTAAAAAAGGAAAGCTGCCGCAAAATGGTAAAGCTGCCCAAGAGTCCACCCATGAGTCCCGTCAACACGCCACCGATCAGGGCCCGCTGCATAAACGGAAACTGGAAAAGATCAAAGACGCGGATTAGATCGGGTGGGATAGACATGGCGGAAAAGGATAGAAAGTAAGAGACAGGAGATTTAGAATGAGCAAGGAGCGATCGCTACGGTTGTTTTCGTTGTAGGGTGCTGTTAGGCGCAGCCGTAACGCACCGTCAGTTCCCGATCGAATCACCTGAAAGCCTTCGTTGTAGGGTGCTGTTAGGCGTAGCCGTAACGCACCGTTTAATGAGGCTTGGATGCGTGCTGTCGCTTTAGCGAAGCCATGCCGGAGGCTATACGCATCCTACCCACTGCATGTGGGTTCATTGTATCGTTCTAGAGGATCGGCTCTTGATGAACACAGGCCCGTGAGATGCAGACTCACGAATGGTGATGGTGATAGCGGATGAACTCGGAACCGTAGGCGGCGGATAGGTTATCGGGCGAGAGGGCATGATCGGGACTGCCTTCACAGAGCAGTGTGCGGTTGATACAGAGGACGCGATCGCAATGCCGACGCACCATATCCAGGTCGTGAGACACTTGGATGATGGTCCAGCCTTGCTCATCCTTCAGTTGGTAGAGCAAGCGATAAAACTCTCCTTCACTGCGAACATCCATCCCCGCCGAGGCTTCATCGAGAATCAGCAATTGGCGAGGCCGCACGAGACAATAGGCTAGCAGGACACGCTTGGTTTCTCCCCCTGACAGGCTGCCGATCAGGTGTTGGCGCAGATGGAGAGCATCGACCTGGGCTAGGGCTTGACGAATGGCATGGTGGCGCGATCGCCCCCCAGCCCAAGGAAGCTGAAACCCTAGCCGATCCCAGCCGATACCAATCAGCTCCTCGACGGTAATTGGCACCCGTCGGTCAAACAAAAAGTTCTGCGGCAAGTAGGCAATCTGCTCACGGAGGCTGGGAGGGAGGTAGCCCTTACGGCTTAAGGGCTGGCCCAGAATCTGGATCGTTCCCTTCTGTCTGGGCAAAATTCCCAAAATGGCTTGAACCAAGGTGCTTTTCCCAGCTCCATTGGGGCCCACCAAAGCCGTATCCGTTCCGGCTTGGATGGTAAACGATACATCCTGCACGGCCATGTGCTGTTCTCGATAGACCGTTAACTGTTCAACGGTCAAGATGCTCTCACTCAATCTGTACCTCACTGAGTCAAACGACTGCTCTAGTCTTGCCGAGACATACGGCGATCGCCCATGGGGCATCACGATCCCACGTCATGGAAGGCGATCGCTCTATTATCTCACTCCAACGGGTTGTGCAACAGTGGCGAATGGCCGAGTTGTTCCCGTGGGTTGCAAGATGCTGGCTAAAGGTTGGGGTATCCAAGGGGAAAGCCGAGACTGAACCGAGCTGCTAAAGGCAGCTTCCAAGACATCCACATTCTGCCGCATGATGGTGAAATAGGCTTCTGGCTCCGT
This window contains:
- a CDS encoding metal ABC transporter permease, with amino-acid sequence MSIPPDLIRVFDLFQFPFMQRALIGGVLTGLMGGLLGSFTILRQLSFFSDALGHSALLGISFGLLLGLNPSAVLLPFAVLFALGVTYLLERTHLWTDALLNIIYSASLAIAIITLSFIGQYKGGINNLLFGDILAVRSADIGLGIGLLVMCVLFIGLTLRTQMLITLHEPMAIARGVSVSFHRSAFIVLLSLVVGISIKAIGVLLVSAFIVIPACTSRLICRNFVTYVVFSALVG
- a CDS encoding metal ABC transporter ATP-binding protein, translated to MTVEQLTVYREQHMAVQDVSFTIQAGTDTALVGPNGAGKSTLVQAILGILPRQKGTIQILGQPLSRKGYLPPSLREQIAYLPQNFLFDRRVPITVEELIGIGWDRLGFQLPWAGGRSRHHAIRQALAQVDALHLRQHLIGSLSGGETKRVLLAYCLVRPRQLLILDEASAGMDVRSEGEFYRLLYQLKDEQGWTIIQVSHDLDMVRRHCDRVLCINRTLLCEGSPDHALSPDNLSAAYGSEFIRYHHHHS